In Candidatus Pantoea floridensis, a single genomic region encodes these proteins:
- a CDS encoding substrate-binding domain-containing protein — translation MTINSNLVGVISDELINPNSIKLLNEVTRQLNERGFITLLLNVTSRETYQTTLRNLVQLNISGLVFLTSLFDDELSVATDILPQVATVHLSPSVSANANVVVADGYDAGAEMGLLLLAQGHQRFGFMHSQQNTAPVCQMAGFVASLQLEQKALNLQLYAGGNARERAYEAMMAYLKKTRAAERINALFCESDVLAFGALQAVRDFGQGAHVAVVGFDDVDEARASTWHLTSWAQRRDLLVAEALNRLLENRVDTSGSWQQGELQVRHSHQGKPVPGEMSQCGCAIRH, via the coding sequence ATGACCATTAATTCCAACCTCGTCGGTGTTATTAGCGATGAACTCATCAATCCGAATAGTATAAAACTGCTGAATGAGGTGACGCGTCAGCTCAATGAGCGCGGCTTCATCACTCTCCTGCTGAATGTGACTTCACGCGAAACCTATCAAACTACCTTGCGTAATCTGGTGCAGCTCAACATTAGCGGATTGGTATTTCTGACATCGCTGTTTGACGATGAACTCAGCGTGGCGACGGATATTCTGCCGCAGGTCGCGACTGTGCACCTCAGCCCAAGCGTCAGTGCAAATGCCAATGTGGTGGTTGCCGATGGTTATGACGCAGGCGCAGAGATGGGATTACTGCTGCTAGCGCAAGGTCATCAACGGTTTGGTTTTATGCATAGCCAGCAAAACACGGCGCCCGTTTGCCAGATGGCGGGATTTGTCGCGAGTTTGCAGCTCGAGCAGAAAGCGCTGAACCTTCAGCTTTACGCAGGCGGTAATGCGCGCGAACGGGCTTATGAGGCTATGATGGCGTATCTAAAGAAAACGCGCGCCGCCGAGCGCATTAATGCCCTCTTTTGTGAGAGCGATGTGCTGGCCTTTGGTGCCTTACAGGCAGTGCGCGATTTTGGCCAGGGGGCACATGTCGCAGTGGTTGGTTTTGATGATGTTGATGAAGCGCGAGCCTCCACCTGGCATCTCACCAGCTGGGCGCAACGGCGTGATTTGCTGGTGGCCGAAGCGCTCAATCGCTTACTTGAAAACCGCGTTGATACCAGTGGCTCGTGGCAGCAAGGCGAACTTCAGGTACGTCACTCGCATCAGGGCAAACCTGTGCCGGGCGAGATGTCGCAGTGTGGGTGTGCGATTCGCCACTGA
- the ycgZ gene encoding regulatory protein YcgZ: protein MRQDRNYSAASDAIARYFNEASLPSQQETLGQLVVEILRSGRTLSRKSLCTKLLCRMEQARGTEEEIHYQQLIGLMFSVEREA from the coding sequence ATGCGCCAGGATCGTAATTACTCAGCAGCTTCAGACGCCATCGCACGTTACTTTAATGAAGCGTCTTTACCTTCACAGCAGGAAACGCTCGGCCAACTCGTGGTTGAAATTTTGCGTTCCGGACGTACGCTCAGTCGCAAATCGCTTTGCACCAAATTGCTCTGCCGCATGGAGCAGGCGCGCGGAACGGAAGAGGAAATTCACTATCAGCAATTGATTGGACTGATGTTCTCAGTAGAACGCGAAGCGTGA
- a CDS encoding DUF3147 family protein, with protein sequence MLWLIAKYAITAGMVVLISEVAKRSDRLGGLIAALPLVTVLVLIWMKLEGQSQAKIASHAWYTFWYVVPTLPMFVAFPFLYQRWGFWPTLLASCALTILLFLLWATLLKRFGIALM encoded by the coding sequence ATGCTGTGGCTTATCGCCAAATATGCCATTACGGCGGGCATGGTGGTGCTGATATCTGAAGTGGCAAAACGTAGCGATCGCCTCGGCGGATTAATTGCCGCGCTGCCGTTGGTGACGGTATTGGTGCTGATTTGGATGAAGCTGGAAGGGCAGAGCCAGGCCAAAATAGCCAGTCACGCGTGGTATACCTTTTGGTATGTGGTACCTACATTGCCAATGTTTGTGGCCTTTCCCTTTCTCTATCAACGCTGGGGATTTTGGCCGACATTACTGGCGAGCTGCGCACTCACCATTCTGTTATTTCTGCTCTGGGCAACGCTATTAAAACGCTTTGGTATTGCGCTAATGTGA
- a CDS encoding RipA family octameric membrane protein: MRITIEPADQPFIHRLLGDVVESIETASPQAAQMQQALNSAHQQKNHEANLDWKRNALFLLLFVFLYAALGASLTLDLTPQVSSHKSLAYALEAVPVLIAFSGLFVSLLYLFLTRSGARRLSNWEQGIEVLEKYSGANLTRQINEMGARTTNYSQSAINVALALFICVTWVVMYNYFTFTTSGVIGSVISLFITTMVYVILDIQLLKSNSSIAIDEPLIPEENEQERP; this comes from the coding sequence ATGCGTATTACTATTGAACCGGCCGATCAGCCATTTATTCACCGCTTGCTAGGCGACGTTGTTGAGAGTATTGAGACCGCATCGCCACAGGCCGCGCAAATGCAGCAGGCACTGAACAGTGCGCACCAGCAAAAAAACCACGAAGCCAACCTCGACTGGAAGCGCAATGCGCTGTTTCTGCTGTTATTCGTCTTTCTCTATGCCGCATTGGGCGCATCGTTAACGCTGGACCTTACCCCGCAGGTATCCAGCCATAAAAGCCTCGCCTATGCGCTCGAGGCAGTGCCAGTGCTGATCGCTTTTTCCGGCTTATTTGTATCGCTGCTGTATCTTTTTCTTACCCGTAGTGGTGCGCGGCGACTGAGTAATTGGGAACAGGGTATTGAAGTATTAGAAAAATACAGCGGTGCGAATCTCACGCGGCAAATTAATGAAATGGGCGCGCGAACCACTAACTATTCTCAGTCGGCGATTAATGTAGCGCTAGCGCTGTTTATCTGCGTGACTTGGGTGGTGATGTATAACTATTTCACCTTCACCACCAGCGGCGTAATCGGCAGCGTGATTTCACTGTTTATCACCACCATGGTTTACGTGATTCTGGATATTCAGCTGCTGAAATCAAATTCGTCCATCGCGATTGATGAGCCGCTAATTCCCGAGGAAAACGAACAAGAAAGACCATAA
- a CDS encoding anti-sigma factor family protein → MKAARFNSPYADEAIVAWLDGEMHVEDAQAFETELKRSETLSARTAELMQSNQPFAEAFASLLEAAPQARMAQRLEYLLAHTPATPQKMPAQVSRRAMIAASVSFLLIGGGLGFLTRPTAQAEKGESANIRELEAQYMSLYSTETLADVDSSPQMLQRSLARTARDLDLHLTPAQLTLPEANLKSVRMLRYDDVLITQIAWNHSNYGPMALCISREDHQQSTELVQEKRQGMNVVWWHRAGYQYVLIGRNPAEQLKKSAQALSRTLMA, encoded by the coding sequence GTGAAGGCAGCTCGTTTTAATTCGCCCTACGCGGATGAGGCCATCGTTGCCTGGCTGGATGGTGAGATGCATGTGGAAGACGCGCAGGCGTTTGAAACCGAACTTAAGCGCAGCGAGACGCTCTCGGCGCGCACGGCGGAGTTGATGCAAAGCAATCAACCTTTTGCCGAGGCGTTTGCCTCTTTGCTGGAAGCTGCACCGCAGGCGCGCATGGCGCAACGGTTAGAATATCTGCTGGCTCATACGCCAGCCACGCCGCAGAAAATGCCCGCCCAGGTGAGCCGTCGCGCGATGATTGCCGCTTCCGTCAGCTTTTTGCTGATTGGTGGAGGTCTGGGATTTCTGACGCGTCCCACAGCGCAGGCAGAAAAGGGGGAAAGCGCCAACATTCGTGAGCTGGAAGCGCAGTATATGTCGCTTTACAGCACCGAAACGCTGGCAGACGTCGACAGTTCACCGCAGATGTTACAACGTTCGCTGGCGCGAACCGCGCGCGATCTTGATCTGCACCTCACTCCCGCGCAGTTAACTCTGCCGGAAGCGAATCTGAAAAGCGTGCGCATGCTGCGTTATGACGATGTGTTAATCACGCAGATCGCCTGGAATCACAGCAATTACGGTCCGATGGCGCTGTGCATTTCCCGCGAAGATCATCAGCAGTCCACCGAGCTGGTGCAGGAAAAAAGGCAGGGCATGAATGTCGTGTGGTGGCATCGTGCGGGTTATCAGTATGTTTTGATTGGACGCAATCCGGCGGAGCAGTTAAAAAAGTCGGCGCAGGCGTTAAGCCGAACGTTAATGGCGTAA
- a CDS encoding oxidoreductase: MSNVKTLLITGVSSGFGRALAQVALERGYRVVGTVRNATAKAAFEALESKNAFAYLLDVTHFAAIDDVIADIEAQIGPIDVLVNNAGYGHEGVMEESSLDEMRQQFDVNVFGAVAMIKAVLPFMRQRRRGHIINITSMGGFITMPGISYYCGSKFALEGISETLSKELATFNIHVTAVAPGSFRTDWAGRSMVRSARSIPDYDALFDPIRQAREEKSGKQLGDPIKAARAMLDVIESRDPPAHLLLGSDALRLVREKLHSYSEEIDRWEAITRSTDG, translated from the coding sequence ATGTCCAACGTAAAAACGTTATTAATTACCGGCGTGAGCAGCGGATTTGGTCGCGCACTGGCTCAGGTCGCGTTAGAAAGGGGCTATCGCGTGGTTGGTACGGTTCGCAATGCCACCGCGAAAGCGGCATTTGAAGCATTAGAGAGCAAAAATGCTTTCGCCTATCTGCTGGATGTTACCCATTTCGCGGCGATAGATGACGTGATTGCAGATATTGAGGCGCAAATTGGTCCGATAGACGTGCTAGTGAATAATGCGGGATACGGCCATGAAGGCGTTATGGAAGAGTCATCGCTGGATGAGATGCGCCAACAATTTGACGTTAACGTATTTGGTGCAGTGGCGATGATAAAAGCGGTGCTGCCTTTTATGCGTCAGCGTCGCCGTGGTCATATCATTAATATCACCTCGATGGGCGGCTTTATCACTATGCCGGGCATCAGCTATTACTGCGGCAGTAAATTCGCGCTGGAAGGAATATCGGAAACCTTAAGTAAAGAACTGGCAACGTTCAATATCCATGTCACCGCCGTGGCGCCCGGTTCATTCCGTACCGATTGGGCCGGTCGTTCTATGGTACGTAGCGCGCGCAGCATTCCGGATTATGATGCGCTGTTTGATCCTATTCGCCAGGCGCGTGAAGAGAAAAGCGGCAAGCAGTTGGGCGATCCTATTAAAGCCGCACGCGCCATGCTGGACGTGATTGAAAGCCGCGACCCGCCAGCGCATTTGCTGCTAGGCAGTGACGCACTCAGATTAGTGCGGGAAAAACTGCATTCATATAGCGAGGAGATCGATCGCTGGGAAGCGATCACGCGTTCGACAGACGGTTGA
- a CDS encoding 6-phospho-beta-glucosidase codes for MNNEFPKNFMWGGAVAAHQVEGGWDKGGKGPSIVDVLTSGAHGVDRVITDGVQEGYLYANHEAADFYHRYREDVALLAEMGFRCFRTSIAWSRIFPRGDEAEPNEEGLRFYDALFDELLKYGIEPVITLSHFEMPNFLATEYGGWKNRKVMAFFVRFSAVVIQRFQHKVKYWMTFNEINNQRNWKTPLFGYCCSGVIFTDEPNPEECMYQVLHHQFVASAQVVKLGHDINPQLKIGCMIAMVPLYPFSCHPDDVMYAQEAMRERFLFSDVHMRGHYPAYILKEWQRKGYHIAMEPGDEQVLREGCADYIGLSYYMSNAVSKENAGSGTALSGFEGSVPNPHVKASDWGWQIDPVGLRYVLNILYERYEKPLFIVENGFGAIDKLNEKGEVNDDYRIDYLRAHIEQMKKAVTEDGVDLMGYTPWGCIDCVSFTTGQYSKRYGFIYVNKNDDGSGDFSRSKKKSFDWYRRVIASNGSDLS; via the coding sequence ATGAATAACGAATTTCCGAAAAATTTTATGTGGGGTGGCGCTGTTGCCGCACATCAGGTGGAAGGTGGTTGGGATAAAGGTGGTAAAGGGCCCAGCATTGTCGATGTACTGACGAGTGGGGCGCACGGCGTTGACCGAGTCATCACTGATGGGGTTCAGGAAGGCTACCTGTATGCGAACCATGAGGCGGCGGACTTTTATCATCGTTACCGTGAGGACGTAGCGCTGCTGGCTGAAATGGGTTTTCGCTGCTTCCGCACCTCGATTGCGTGGTCACGTATCTTTCCTCGCGGCGATGAAGCCGAGCCGAACGAAGAGGGACTGCGTTTTTACGATGCGCTATTCGATGAGCTGTTGAAATACGGCATCGAACCGGTTATCACGCTGTCCCATTTTGAAATGCCAAATTTCCTGGCAACCGAATATGGCGGCTGGAAAAATAGAAAGGTAATGGCGTTTTTTGTCCGCTTCAGCGCGGTGGTTATTCAACGCTTCCAGCACAAAGTTAAATACTGGATGACGTTTAACGAAATTAACAATCAGCGCAACTGGAAAACCCCTCTTTTCGGTTACTGTTGCTCCGGGGTTATATTCACCGATGAGCCTAATCCCGAAGAGTGCATGTATCAGGTCCTGCATCATCAGTTTGTTGCCAGTGCGCAGGTCGTGAAGCTGGGGCACGACATTAATCCTCAACTGAAAATTGGCTGCATGATCGCGATGGTGCCGTTATACCCGTTTTCTTGTCATCCTGATGACGTGATGTATGCCCAGGAAGCTATGCGGGAGCGATTTCTCTTCAGTGACGTGCATATGCGCGGCCATTATCCGGCTTATATTCTCAAGGAGTGGCAACGTAAGGGATACCATATTGCAATGGAGCCTGGCGATGAGCAGGTGCTGCGTGAAGGATGTGCCGATTATATCGGGTTAAGCTATTACATGAGTAATGCCGTCAGCAAAGAAAATGCTGGCAGCGGCACGGCACTTTCTGGGTTTGAGGGCAGCGTGCCAAACCCTCACGTTAAAGCCTCTGACTGGGGCTGGCAGATAGATCCGGTTGGCCTGCGCTATGTCCTGAATATTCTTTATGAACGTTACGAAAAACCACTTTTCATTGTTGAGAACGGCTTTGGTGCCATTGATAAATTGAATGAAAAGGGTGAAGTCAATGACGACTACCGGATTGACTATTTGCGCGCTCATATTGAACAAATGAAGAAAGCCGTAACGGAAGACGGCGTCGACCTAATGGGATATACCCCTTGGGGATGTATTGACTGCGTCTCTTTCACCACCGGGCAATACAGCAAACGCTATGGTTTTATTTACGTGAATAAAAATGACGATGGCAGCGGTGATTTTTCCCGTTCGAAGAAGAAAAGCTTTGATTGGTATCGTCGGGTTATTGCCAGCAACGGCAGCGATCTCAGTTAG
- a CDS encoding ABC-F family ATP-binding cassette domain-containing protein, with translation MSTLLSAQAIGFDNAFGTLFHDIHFSLKKGDRIGLLGDNGTGKSTLLKILSGELEASHGCITQANHCLLARIEQHLPDALHSSTLLEAVMARLAHQIDRWRAEALLGSLGFTAQQQTQSIETLSGGQHMRLLLARALILQPDLLLLDEPSNHLDLPTLLWLENFLHSWSGSFVLVSHDSTLLDRVTNCSWILRDRGLQFFRLPCSAARQALLEQDAADAQRFQAEQKEIERVEKSAKRLAMWGRTYDNEGLARKAQQMEKRAGWLKEAQTTLSEGSLWRLQLHGEALDANRVLALPEMMIHPAEGASALFSLSEMQVKSGDRVAIVGRNGSGKSSLLRQLWREYQHTDSALFHPRVRLGYYDQSLHQLQDNATLSDALCQFAPLNDEQRKMALIAAGFPYLRHQQLIASLSGGERSRLLFVGLTLARYSLLLLDEPTNHLDMVGKEELAEALNHFEGAVLLVSHDRQLIANSCNRFWLIEDRRLSEWQDFDVVTERMRTEQSVAKSDAIARPATAQALDEDALLLALLHVESKLDEDLARKPKHQKPALQAQWREEIALLKTQLDL, from the coding sequence ATGAGCACTTTACTATCTGCACAGGCTATCGGCTTCGATAACGCCTTCGGCACCCTGTTCCACGATATTCATTTCAGCCTGAAAAAAGGCGACCGCATTGGTTTGCTGGGCGATAACGGCACTGGCAAAAGTACCCTGTTGAAGATCCTCAGTGGTGAGCTGGAAGCCAGCCACGGCTGCATAACACAGGCCAATCACTGTTTACTGGCGCGCATTGAACAACATCTGCCAGATGCGCTGCACTCTTCTACGCTGCTTGAGGCCGTAATGGCGCGATTAGCGCACCAGATCGATCGCTGGCGTGCGGAAGCACTGCTTGGCAGTTTGGGTTTTACCGCGCAACAACAAACACAAAGTATCGAAACCTTGAGTGGCGGTCAGCATATGCGCTTACTCCTGGCGCGCGCATTGATTCTGCAGCCGGATTTGCTGCTGCTGGATGAGCCCAGTAACCATCTTGATCTTCCCACTTTGCTGTGGCTGGAAAATTTCCTGCATAGCTGGAGCGGCAGCTTTGTGCTGGTCTCTCACGACAGCACCTTGCTTGATCGGGTGACCAATTGCAGCTGGATTCTGCGCGATCGCGGCCTGCAATTCTTCCGTCTGCCCTGTAGCGCGGCTCGACAGGCGCTGCTTGAGCAAGACGCAGCCGATGCGCAACGCTTTCAGGCTGAGCAAAAGGAGATTGAACGCGTAGAGAAAAGCGCTAAACGCCTGGCGATGTGGGGGCGCACCTATGATAACGAAGGCTTGGCGCGCAAGGCACAGCAAATGGAGAAACGTGCCGGCTGGTTAAAAGAGGCGCAAACCACGCTGAGTGAAGGTTCGCTGTGGCGTCTTCAGCTGCACGGCGAGGCGCTGGACGCAAATCGCGTGCTGGCGCTGCCAGAGATGATGATTCATCCTGCTGAAGGAGCGTCCGCGCTCTTCTCTCTATCAGAAATGCAGGTAAAAAGTGGCGATCGCGTGGCGATTGTTGGCCGCAATGGTTCGGGAAAGTCGTCACTGCTGCGTCAGCTGTGGCGTGAATATCAGCACACCGACAGCGCGCTGTTTCATCCGCGTGTGCGCCTTGGCTATTACGATCAGAGCCTGCATCAGCTGCAAGATAATGCGACCCTTTCCGACGCGCTTTGCCAGTTTGCGCCACTCAACGATGAGCAGCGTAAAATGGCGCTGATCGCTGCCGGTTTCCCCTATTTACGCCATCAGCAGTTAATTGCTTCACTGAGCGGCGGAGAGCGTTCGCGCTTACTGTTTGTGGGATTAACGCTGGCACGCTATTCGCTGCTTCTGCTCGACGAACCAACCAACCACCTGGATATGGTAGGAAAAGAGGAGCTGGCGGAGGCGCTAAATCATTTCGAAGGCGCGGTGCTGCTGGTATCACACGATCGTCAGTTAATCGCCAACAGCTGTAATCGCTTCTGGCTGATTGAGGATCGGCGGCTGAGTGAATGGCAAGATTTTGATGTAGTCACCGAGCGCATGCGTACTGAGCAATCAGTAGCGAAATCTGACGCGATTGCCCGTCCCGCGACGGCTCAAGCGCTGGATGAAGATGCCCTGCTGTTGGCACTTTTGCACGTCGAAAGCAAACTGGATGAGGATCTGGCGCGCAAGCCTAAACATCAAAAGCCGGCGTTGCAGGCGCAGTGGCGCGAGGAGATTGCGTTGCTGAAAACCCAGCTCGATCTATAA
- a CDS encoding MurR/RpiR family transcriptional regulator, with the protein MFDARRLSKLNALESSVHNYIIKNINAVIYMTIRELADNSGVSTATVLRFCKKMDFKGYSELKASMKLHLHKNSTLLIPHGAEEILTFFKSIRNDEFDALIEHAAEYIRNAERVFFVGAGSSGTLGRYGARFFSNIGKFSNHIDDPYYPVSTDMVQSSVAVILSVSGETPEILKLARQFVIHKCKVVSITSNPNSTLAKLSDFIIPYHVSRILIDNEYDITTQVPVIFILESIGRKLVVNNVSELSRGVTFL; encoded by the coding sequence ATGTTCGACGCCAGAAGATTATCTAAACTTAACGCACTCGAAAGCAGCGTGCATAACTATATTATAAAGAATATTAACGCGGTTATTTATATGACAATAAGGGAGCTGGCCGATAATTCTGGTGTCTCTACGGCGACGGTTCTTCGATTCTGTAAAAAAATGGATTTCAAAGGTTACTCTGAACTTAAAGCCAGTATGAAATTGCACCTGCATAAAAACAGTACCTTACTCATACCCCATGGCGCAGAGGAGATACTGACTTTCTTTAAAAGCATCAGGAATGATGAGTTCGATGCGCTTATTGAGCATGCTGCAGAATACATTCGCAATGCAGAGCGGGTTTTCTTTGTTGGGGCAGGCAGCTCTGGCACGCTCGGAAGGTATGGTGCGCGCTTTTTCTCTAATATTGGTAAGTTCAGTAATCACATTGACGATCCCTATTATCCGGTCAGTACCGACATGGTCCAGAGTTCAGTTGCCGTCATACTCTCTGTTTCTGGCGAGACACCTGAAATTTTGAAACTCGCAAGACAGTTTGTTATCCATAAATGCAAAGTTGTTTCCATTACCAGTAACCCGAATTCAACCCTGGCGAAGCTTTCTGATTTTATTATTCCTTATCATGTTTCGCGCATTTTGATCGACAATGAATATGATATTACAACGCAGGTTCCGGTTATTTTTATTCTTGAATCTATCGGTAGAAAACTGGTGGTGAATAATGTCAGTGAGTTGTCACGTGGTGTGACATTTTTGTAA
- a CDS encoding DUF1428 domain-containing protein, whose translation MSYVDGFVVAVQEANKEDYRAMAAKAAPLFKEFGATRIVECWADDVPVGTQTDFYRAVKAEEGETVVFSWIEYTSKEVRDAANAKMMSDPRMKELGDNMPFDGKRMIYGGFAILLEE comes from the coding sequence ATGTCGTACGTTGATGGTTTTGTTGTAGCGGTACAGGAGGCGAATAAGGAAGATTATCGAGCCATGGCGGCCAAGGCCGCGCCGCTGTTTAAAGAGTTTGGCGCCACGCGTATCGTTGAGTGCTGGGCTGATGATGTTCCCGTGGGTACGCAGACGGATTTTTATCGCGCGGTAAAAGCCGAAGAGGGAGAAACGGTGGTATTTAGCTGGATTGAGTATACGTCGAAAGAGGTTCGCGATGCAGCGAATGCCAAAATGATGTCCGATCCGCGCATGAAAGAGCTGGGTGATAATATGCCTTTCGATGGCAAACGCATGATTTACGGCGGATTCGCGATATTATTGGAGGAGTAG
- a CDS encoding AraC family transcriptional regulator N-terminal domain-containing protein: MNETLQNQTVELLKALAPQEGYNLTALADVRILRSDRPLARTPVLYDPGIVIVCQGSKRGFFGDRVYLYDEQHYLAVSVPVPFTMETAASAEHPLLAIYMHLDFNVVTELMLQLEQQEVGFEVKAAQSMMSSPMDETLRETVLRFLTALNHPLDAKILGPSLVRELYYRVLTGAQGSALRSALTLQGRFGKVGKALSHIHAYYAQPLTLGQLAAVAGMSVPTFHTHFKNITNQPPMQYVKSVRLHQARMLMVRREMTAAAASHAVGYESASQFNREFKRLFGLPPAEEIKRMQRNFAVPPAHQASVFVSSH; the protein is encoded by the coding sequence ATGAATGAAACGTTACAAAATCAGACGGTGGAATTGCTGAAAGCTTTAGCGCCACAGGAGGGCTATAACCTCACCGCACTGGCCGATGTGCGCATCCTGCGTTCCGATCGCCCGCTAGCACGCACGCCTGTTCTCTACGATCCGGGTATCGTGATTGTTTGTCAGGGTTCGAAACGTGGCTTCTTTGGCGATCGCGTCTATTTGTACGACGAGCAGCACTATTTGGCGGTCTCGGTTCCCGTGCCTTTTACAATGGAAACCGCCGCGTCGGCAGAACATCCGCTGCTGGCCATTTATATGCATCTGGACTTCAACGTCGTGACCGAACTGATGTTGCAGCTGGAGCAGCAGGAGGTGGGGTTTGAGGTTAAAGCGGCGCAGAGCATGATGTCGAGTCCAATGGATGAAACGCTGCGGGAAACGGTGCTACGTTTTCTTACTGCGCTAAACCACCCGCTGGATGCAAAGATACTCGGCCCCTCGCTGGTGCGCGAGCTCTATTATCGCGTACTGACCGGCGCTCAGGGCAGTGCGCTGCGATCGGCTCTGACATTGCAGGGGCGATTTGGCAAGGTGGGGAAAGCGCTAAGCCACATTCATGCCTACTATGCGCAGCCGTTAACGCTGGGTCAGCTGGCGGCGGTAGCGGGAATGAGCGTGCCCACCTTTCACACGCATTTTAAAAACATTACCAATCAGCCACCTATGCAATATGTTAAATCTGTCCGTCTGCATCAGGCTCGCATGCTGATGGTTCGCAGAGAGATGACCGCAGCGGCAGCGAGTCATGCTGTCGGTTATGAAAGCGCTTCACAGTTTAATCGCGAGTTTAAACGTTTGTTTGGTTTACCCCCTGCAGAAGAGATTAAACGCATGCAGCGTAACTTTGCAGTGCCGCCTGCGCATCAGGCATCGGTGTTTGTATCATCGCATTAA
- a CDS encoding PTS transporter subunit EIIC yields MAINYADSAKEIVRLIGGDNNVISVTHCATRLRFVLKDHSEVDVESLKRVKGVITAVKASGQMQVIIGNHVGDAYREVQNLLNIDESAAVTAPNVGIVSRIMDIISSIFAPFLYPLAACGVLQGIISLLTALGVMDPAGGTYRILNYVSWTGFTFLPVMVAFTAAKKFNVNPFTAVISACALVSPDYLNMLTANKILTANSADPAVHALMKSAVENPAISKVLVEIAGIPLDAAPLTFMGLPVQYLSYTSSVIPIILMVWGMSYVQRFFERLLPMVIRNLFTPMFCIAIMVPLTLLAFGPVGNMIGGAIGGVYNTLYHLSPAIAGFVVGALWMPLVTLGVHWGITPVTVGNYATLGYDTFTGLQASAVFGMAGAVLGVYLKAKDAELKRMALSAGVTALFGITEPAIYGVALRLKRPMICGCLAGAAGGVIAGAFNAVSWSYCIPGIAVLPVFFKEGHMTQFLGFLLSIIVAFVLGIIFAWVAGFKEQSQPEVTAMPQPGTL; encoded by the coding sequence ATGGCAATAAATTATGCAGATTCTGCGAAAGAGATCGTAAGACTGATTGGTGGCGACAATAATGTGATAAGCGTCACGCATTGTGCCACACGACTGCGGTTTGTGCTTAAAGATCATTCTGAGGTCGATGTTGAATCGCTGAAACGTGTAAAAGGTGTGATTACCGCCGTTAAGGCGAGCGGGCAGATGCAGGTGATAATCGGAAATCACGTGGGTGACGCTTATCGTGAAGTTCAGAATCTGCTGAACATTGACGAAAGCGCAGCAGTAACAGCACCTAACGTCGGCATTGTCAGCCGCATTATGGATATCATCTCCAGCATATTTGCGCCTTTCCTTTATCCGCTGGCAGCCTGCGGTGTTCTGCAGGGCATCATTTCTTTGCTGACCGCATTAGGTGTGATGGACCCAGCAGGAGGAACCTATCGCATACTTAACTATGTATCCTGGACGGGCTTTACTTTCCTTCCCGTCATGGTGGCTTTTACCGCCGCAAAAAAATTCAATGTAAATCCGTTCACTGCGGTTATCTCGGCTTGTGCTCTGGTGTCGCCGGACTACCTGAATATGTTGACGGCCAATAAAATCCTCACCGCCAACTCAGCCGATCCGGCTGTGCATGCCTTAATGAAAAGCGCGGTTGAAAATCCCGCAATCTCAAAAGTGCTGGTTGAGATTGCCGGTATTCCGCTTGATGCCGCTCCGCTGACGTTCATGGGGCTACCGGTGCAGTATTTGAGTTACACCTCATCCGTTATTCCCATTATTTTGATGGTGTGGGGCATGTCTTATGTTCAGCGCTTCTTCGAACGCCTGCTTCCGATGGTGATAAGAAATCTTTTCACCCCGATGTTCTGCATCGCCATCATGGTGCCACTCACGCTTCTGGCATTCGGACCTGTCGGCAACATGATCGGTGGCGCCATCGGTGGGGTCTATAACACCCTTTATCATCTGAGTCCCGCGATCGCCGGGTTTGTGGTAGGTGCCCTGTGGATGCCGCTTGTTACCCTGGGTGTGCACTGGGGGATCACGCCAGTTACCGTCGGAAACTATGCGACATTGGGCTACGACACCTTTACCGGTCTGCAGGCCTCGGCGGTATTTGGTATGGCAGGCGCTGTGCTGGGCGTTTACCTGAAGGCCAAAGATGCTGAGCTTAAGCGTATGGCGTTGTCGGCGGGTGTTACCGCGCTGTTCGGCATTACCGAACCCGCCATCTACGGTGTGGCACTGCGCCTTAAGCGCCCGATGATTTGTGGCTGCCTGGCCGGAGCGGCGGGGGGTGTGATCGCTGGCGCTTTCAATGCGGTTTCCTGGAGCTACTGCATTCCCGGCATCGCCGTTCTGCCGGTGTTCTTCAAAGAAGGGCACATGACGCAGTTCCTCGGATTCCTGCTGTCCATCATCGTTGCATTCGTGCTGGGGATTATTTTCGCCTGGGTAGCGGGTTTCAAAGAACAGAGCCAGCCCGAAGTGACCGCAATGCCTCAACCTGGCACCCTTTGA